One Mangifera indica cultivar Alphonso chromosome 4, CATAS_Mindica_2.1, whole genome shotgun sequence genomic region harbors:
- the LOC123213655 gene encoding uncharacterized protein LOC123213655, whose amino-acid sequence MIGDERLNKLLKKHHQIAAIQFLWVANAEIQAHLYELHVSEEGSFEWPELNQLLEQYEHIFAEPKGLPPERFQDHQIILLEGSQPVNLRPYQYRDMQKDVIEKMVKEMLDVAVIRDSNSPYASPIVLVKKKDDKTAFKTHEGHYEFLVMPFSLTNALSTFQSIMNHVFKPHLQRHFIRNYGVIAKPLTDLLKRDDFTWNDVAQASFENLKICLSSAPILALLDLSKEFIIEADASSEGIRAMSIQGGHPIAYISKTLSTKNQRLSVYEREMLAILFAIRKWEHYIQNQHFIIRTDHQSLKYLLEQRITTPSQQAWITKLLQYDYKIRYKKGKENHDQLRRNGKLVVANNPNLQQQRLSLFHDSAVGGHSGVVATVKKLAFVVYWKGLLNPLPIPEGVFVDITMDVIEGLPKSQGHNAILVVIDRLNKYAHFMGLSHLFSVQMAQLFLDNVYKFHGNPAIITTDRDTVFLSNFWQEFFRLQCTSLQYSTTYYPQTEVVNCCLEGYL is encoded by the exons ATGATTGGGGATGAACGGTTGAACAAGTTATTAAAGAAGCATCATCAGATTGCTGCTATACAATTTTTGTGGGTGGCAAATGCTGAGATACAAGCACATTTGTATGAGTTGCATGTTAGTGAGGAAGGCTCCTTTGAATGGCCTGAGCTGAATCAATTACTAGAGCAGTATGAACACATTTTTGCAGAGCCTAAAGGGTTGCCACCAGAGAGGTTCCAAGACCATCAGATTATTCTTTTGGAGGGGTCTCAACCGGTTAACTTAAGACCCTACCAATATAGAGACATGCAGAAGGACGTTATTGAGAAAATGGTTAAGGAGATGTTGGATGTTGCGGTTATCAGAGACAGTAACAGCCCCTATGCAAGCCCTATAGTATTGGTGAAAAAGAAGGATG ATAAAACGGCCTTCAAAACTCATGAGGGTCACTATGAATTTTTGGTAATGCCTTTCAGCCTTACCAATGCCCTGTCGACTTTTCAAAGCATTATGAACCATGTCTTTAAGCCTCATCTTCAAAG ACATTTCATTCGGAATTATGGAGTTATCGCTAAACCACTTACTGACCTCCTTAAGCGAGATGACTTTACTTGGAATGATGTAGCTCAAGCTTCCTTTGAAAACCTCAAGATTTGCCTTAGTTCAGCACCTATTTTAGCGCTTCTTGACCTGTCTAAAGAGTTCATAATAGAAGCTGATGCTTCCAGTGAAGGTATTAGGGCAATGTCGATCCAAGGTGGTCATCCTATTGCATATATTAGTAAAACTTTGTCAACCAAAAATCAGAGACTGTCGGTTTATGAACGGGAGATGCTTGCTATCCTTTTCGCTATTAGGAAGTGGGAACACTATATTCAGAATCAACATTTCATCATTCGTACGGATCATCAAAGTCTTAAGTACTTGCTTGAGCAGAGAATAACGACACCTTCACAGCAGGCTTGGATCACCAAGTTGCTGCAATATGATTACAAAATCAGATATAAGAAAGGTAAAGAGAAT CACGATCAGCTTCGTCGAAATGGTAAGCTCGTGGTTGCTAATAATCCTAATTTACAGCAGCAACGTTTGTCATTGTTTCATGACTCAGCTGTGGGGGGTCACTCGGGTGTAGTTGCTACTGTCAAGAAGCTGGCTTTTGTGGTTTATTGGAAAG GGTTGTTAAATCCCCTACCAATTCCTGAGGGTGTTTTTGTTGACATTACAATGGATGTTATCGAGGGGCTGCCCAAATCGCAAGGTCATAATGCTATCCTGGTGGTCATCGACAGGTTAAATAAATATGCTCATTTTATGGGTCTTAGTCACCTTTTTTCAGTGCAGATGGCACAGCTGTTTTTGGATAATGTGTATAAGTTTCACGGAAATCCTGCCATTATTACCACTGATCGCGACACAGTCTTCCTCAGTAATTTTTGGCAAGAATTCTTTAGATTGCAATGTACAAGCCTCCAATATTCCACAACATACTACCCCCAAACGGAGGTGGTTAATTGCTGCTTAGAAGGGTATTTGTGA
- the LOC123214435 gene encoding adagio protein 3-like, translated as MSSKKEEDNEDEIRSSVKRQKCTSNEAEERDGEESELPLEKGFFFYPSTPTSFVVSDALEPDFPIIYVNKVFEISTGYRADEVLGRNCRFLQYRDPRAQRRHPLVDPFVVSEIRRCLEEGIEFQGELLNFKKDGTALVNRLRLAPMHDDDGIVTHIIGIQVFSEAKIDLNHVSYPVFKETCNQQYDQSAQYSSLSGQSSFIQHQEICGMLQLSDEVLAHNILSRLTPRDVASIGSVCRRIRQLTKNEHVRKMVCQNAWGREVTGALELMTKKLGWGRLARELTTLEAVCWRKLTVGGAVEPSRCNFSACAAGNRLVLFGGEGVNMQPMDDTFVLNLDAENPEWQRVSVKSSPPGRWGHTLTCLNGSWLVVFGGCGRQGLLNDVFVLDLDAKQPTWKEVSGGTPPLPRSWHSSCTIEGSKLVVTGGCTDAGVLLSDTYLLDLTTEKPMWREILTSFTPPSRLGHSLSVYGRTKVLMFGGLASSGHLRLRSGDSYTIDFGDEEPQWKQLECSAFSGVGSQSVVVPPPRLDHVAVSMPCGRIIIFGGSIAGLHSPSQLFLLDPSEEKPSWRILNVPGQPPKFAWGHSTCVVGGTRVLVLGGHTGEEWLLNELHELCLASRQDSDPDPDP; from the exons ATGTCAAGTAAAAAGGAAGAAGACAACGAGGACGAGATTCGGAGCTCCGTAAAGCGTCAGAAATGCACTTCAAACGAAGCGGAGGAGCGCGACGGGGAGGAGAGTGAACTTCCGTTGGAGAAAGGTTTCTTCTTCTATCCGAGCACTCCGACGTCATTTGTGGTTTCCGATGCTCTAGAGCCTGATTTTCCTATTATTTACGTCAACAAAGTTTTCGAGATCTCCACCGGTTACCGCGCAGATGAAGTCCTCGGTCGAAActg TCGGTTCTTACAATATAGGGATCCTCGTGCTCAAAGACGACACCCTTTGGTAGATCCTTTTGTTGTTTCAGAGATCAGAAGATGTCTTGAGGAAGGTATCGAATTCCAAGGTGAGTTACTCAATTTTAAGAAAGATGGTACTGCACTGGTGAACAGGCTAAGACTTGCACCCATGCATGATGATGATGGGATTGTCACTCACATAATCGGTATTCAAGTGTTCTCTGAGGCAAAAATAGATTTGAATCATGTATCTTATCCAGTATTCAAAGAGACCTGCAATCAGCAGTATGATCAGTCGGCTCAATATAGTTCTCTGAGTGGGCAATCATCATTCATTCAACATCAAGAAATATGTGGAATGCTTCAACTCTCAGATGAAGTTTTGGCTCATAACATTTTATCACGCCTGACACCAAGGGATGTTGCATCTATTGGATCTGTCTGTAGAAGGATACGCCAGTTGACAAAGAATGAACATGTAAGGAAGATGGTGTGTCAAAATGCATGGGGAAGGGAAGTGACTGGTGCATTAGAACTGATGACCAAGAAGTTAGGGTGGGGACGTTTGGCTAGGGAATTGACTACCCTTGAGGCAGTTTGTTGGAGAAAACTTACGGTTGGAGGAGCAGTGGAGCCTTCACGTTGCAATTTTAGTGCCTGTGCCGCCGGCAATCGACTAGTACTGTTTGGAGGGGAAGGAGTCAATATGCAGCCAATGGATGACACATTTGTTCTGAATCTTGATGCAGAAAATCCAGAATGGCAGCGAGTTAGCGTTAAATCATCTCCACCGGGACGTTGGGGCCACACTCTCACCTGTCTGAATGGTTCCTGGTTGGTGGTATTTGGTGGATGTGGAAGGCAAGGATTGCTCAACGACGTATTTGTTCTCGATTTGGATGCCAAACAACCAACATGGAAAGAAGTTTCTGGTGGGACTCCCCCTCTTCCTAGATCTTGGCATAGTTCTTGCACTATAGAAGGTTCTAAATTGGTGGTAACAGGTGGGTGCACTGATGCTGGGGTTCTTCTTAGTGACACGTACTTATTGGATCTCACTACTGAGAAGCCAATGTGGAGAGAAATACTCACTTCATTTACTCCTCCTTCCAGATTAGGACATTCTCTCTCAGTTTATGGTCGAACAAAAGTTCTGATGTTTGGTGGGCTTGCTAGTAGTGGGCATTTGCGACTGCGATCAGGTGATTCTTATACCATTGATTTTGGAGATGAAGAACCACAGTGGAAGCAACTGGAATGTAGTGCATTCTCAGGAGTGGGCAGCCAGAGTGTTGTGGTTCCCCCACCTAGACTTGACCATGTTGCTGTCAGCATGCCTTGTGGAAGGATTATCATCTTTGGTGGTTCCATTGCTGGGCTGCACTCTCCATCTCAGCTCTTCCTTCTAGATCCTTCTGAGGAGAAACCGTCTTGGAGAATCCTCAATGTTCCTGGTCAGCCACCTAAATTTGCTTGGGGTCACAGCACCTGTGTGGTCGGAGGGACAAGGGTTCTGGTATTAGGTGGACACACTGGAGAGGAGTGGTTGCTTAACGAATTGCATGAGTTGTGCCTAGCCAGCAGACAAGACTCAGATCCAGACCCAGACCCATAG
- the LOC123215068 gene encoding uncharacterized protein LOC123215068, translating to MRLHTILNSSPSMFLLFSRSNTASLRRPTAVNFTINKALFSSRQQISMRSTCCGARRRVRYEEDEEEYEHNEEIAMLEIYTQSARGEALLVKALVDEREEEVLIFRGFSSSLSGRTSPDPSKSVVPARAVIKSIDRIKGPFDPSNIEYIEKHIQWKAFKPRLPPLP from the exons ATGAGGCTCCATACTATTCTCAATTCTTCTCCCTCCATGTTCCTACTGTTTTCACGCTCGAACACCGCCTCTCTTCGCAGACCTACTGCCGTCAACTTCACCATCAACAAAGCTTTGTTCAGCAGCAGGCAACAAATTTCGATGAGAAGCACTTGCTGTGGTGCTAGGAGGAGAGTGAGatatgaagaagatgaagaggaaTATGAGCACAATGAGGAGATCGCAATGCTGGAAATTTATACTCAGTCTGCGAGAGGAGAAGCGCTTCTTGTGAAAGCACTTGTGGATGAGCGGGAAGAGGAAGTGCTTATTTTCAGG GGGTTTTCTTCCAGCTTGAGTGGGAGGACTTCACCAGATCCATCAAAAAGTGTGGTGCCAGCAAGGGCAGTGATAAAATCGATTGACAGAATCAAAGGGCCTTTTGATCCTTCTAACATTGAATACATTGAGAAACACATTCAATGGAAGGCCTTTAAGCCCCGCCTTCCCCCTCTTCCTTGA
- the LOC123213137 gene encoding two-component response regulator ORR21-like isoform X1, producing the protein MAALQRLGQSSAGGYGASCNGADMAVPDQFPAGLRVLVVDDDHACLKIVEQMLRRCLYQVTTCSQATVALNTLRQSKGSFDVVLSDVHMPDMDGYKLLEHIGLEMDLPVIMMSADGRVSAVMRGIKHGACDYLIKPIREEELKNLWQHVVRKRWNENKDIEHSGGSFDENDHQKRASGEVEYASSVDEGAEGTLKAQKKRSTAKEEDDGELEDDDPSTAKKPRVVWSVELHQQFVGAVNQLGIDKAVPKRILELMNVPGLTRENVASHLQDNILQKFRLYLKRLSGVAQQGGISSSFCGPVEPNLKLGSLGRFDIQALAASGQIPPQTLAALHAELLGRPTGNLVTATEQPTLLQASIQGSKCIPSEISANFGQPLSKCPSNISKNFSQSIISVDDIAPGFGLWSPNNLGTGTVTACSTLGGLNPQNGNMLLDMLHQQQQFQRQHSTPSEPSCSINVQPSCLVVPSRLSTGFQAGNSPASVNQNFSYNRSAVIDYSLLSSSNNSVNIGQVSDCDLKTTSVLTGYSAAASISPASSCSVNADNGANQQVHNSITFRAARQVQGLVPNVADIETSYGVKSGEVLDQGLLRNLGLIGKGICFPSRLAIDELESQMNNLNHEKLYLNTNSNRVKEEPNLEYVDNAKVGVPLLTQYTPNDLMSVFTD; encoded by the exons ATGGCTGCCTTGCAGAGGCTAGGGCAATCCAGTGCCGGTGGCTATGGGGCTTCTTGTAATGGAGCTGACATGGCCGTTCCTGATCAGTTTCCTGCTGGTTTACGGGTTCTTGTCGTGGATGATGACCATGCTTGTTTGAAAATTGTTGAGCAGATGCTTCGCCGGTGTCTTTATCAGG TTACAACATGCTCCCAGGCTACTGTTGCCTTGAACACTTTAAGGCAGAGTAAAGGCTCTTTTGATGTAGTACTGAGTGATGTTCACATGCCTGATATGGATGGCTATAAACTCCTTGAACATATTGGGCTTGAAATGGATCTTCCTGTTATCa TGATGTCTGCTGATGGAAGAGTATCTGCTGTTATGAGGGGAATAAAACATGGGGCTTGTGATTACTTGATTAAGCCTATACGTGAGGAAGAGCTTAAAAATTTATGGCAGCATGTTGTCCGGAAAAGGTGGAATGAAAATAAAGACATTGAGCATTCAGGAGGCAGCTTTGATGAGAATGATCACCAAAAGAGAGCAAGTGGTGAAGTTGAATATGCTTCTTCTGTTGATGAAGGAGCAGAAGGAACATTGAAAGCTCAGAAGAAGAGAAGCACtgctaaagaagaagatgatggggAACTGGAAGACGATGATCCTTCCACAGCAAAGAAACCTCGTGTAGTGTGGTCGGTGGAACTGCATCAGCAGTTTGTCGGTGCAGTAAATCAGCTTGGGATTGATA AGGCTGTTCCAAAGAGAATTCTTGAATTGATGAATGTACCTGGCTTAACTAGAGAAAACGTTGCAAGTCATTTGCAG GATAATATATTGCAGAAATTCAGACTATATTTGAAGAGATTAAGTGGAGTGGCTCAACAAGGAGGGATTTCTAGTTCTTTCTGTGGGCCTGTAGAACCGAATCTGAAACTTGGTTCACTTGGACGGTTTGACATACAAGCTTTGGCTGCCTCTGGACAAATTCCTCCACAAACATTAGCAGCCCTGCATGCTGAACTTTTAGGTCGTCCAACAGGTAACTTAGTTACAGCGACGGAGCAGCCAACTCTTCTACAGGCATCTATACAAGGATCCAAGTGTATTCCATCTGAAATTAGTGCAAATTTTGGTCAGCCATTAAGTAAATGCCCATCCAACATTTCGAAAAATTTCTCTCAATCCATAATATCTGTTGATGATATAGCTCCAGGGTTTGGATTGTGGTCACCTAATAACCTTGGTACAGGTACAGTGACAGCTTGTAGCACTCTTGGTGGATTGAATCCCCAAAACGGTAACATGCTGCTTGATATGCTGCACCAGCAGCAGCAATTTCAACGACAACATTCTACACCATCTGAACCCAGCTGTTCAATTAATGTGCAGCCTTCTTGTCTTGTGGTCCCATCTCGGTTATCAACTGGTTTTCAGGCAGGAAATAGCCCTGCTTCTGTCAATCAGAATTTCAGCTATAATAGAAGCGCCGTTATTGATTATAGTCTTCTTTCAAGTTCGAATAACTCAGTTAATATTGGGCAAGTGTCTGATTGTGATTTAAAAACTACAAGTGTTCTTACTGGTTACTCAGCTGCAGCTTCCATTTCTCCTGCATCATCTTGCTCGGTAAATGCTGATAATGGTGCAAATCAGCAAGTTCATAATTCAATCACATTTAGAGCTGCCAGGCAAGTACAAGGGCTTGTTCCTAATGTTGCAGATATCGAAACTTCTTACGGTGTTAAATCAGGTGAAGTGCTTGATCAAGGACTATTAAGAAATCTAGGACTCATTGGTAAAGGCATATGCTTTCCAAGTCGCCTGGCAATTGATGAACTTGAATCACAGATGAACAACTTAAACCATGAGAAACTCTATTTGAATACCAATAGTAACAGAGTCAAGGAGGAACCAAATTTGGAATATGTGGATAATGCGAAAGTGGGTGTCCCATTGTTAACACAATATACCCCAAATGATCTCATGAGTGTTTTCACAGATTAG
- the LOC123213137 gene encoding two-component response regulator ORR21-like isoform X2 — protein MAALQRLGQSSAGGYGASCNGADMAVPDQFPAGLRVLVVDDDHACLKIVEQMLRRCLYQVTTCSQATVALNTLRQSKGSFDVVLSDVHMPDMDGYKLLEHIGLEMDLPVIMMSADGRVSAVMRGIKHGACDYLIKPIREEELKNLWQHVVRKRWNENKDIEHSGGSFDENDHQKRASGEVEYASSVDEGAEGTLKAQKKRSTAKEEDDGELEDDDPSTAKKPRVVWSVELHQQFVGAVNQLGIDKAVPKRILELMNVPGLTRENVASHLQKFRLYLKRLSGVAQQGGISSSFCGPVEPNLKLGSLGRFDIQALAASGQIPPQTLAALHAELLGRPTGNLVTATEQPTLLQASIQGSKCIPSEISANFGQPLSKCPSNISKNFSQSIISVDDIAPGFGLWSPNNLGTGTVTACSTLGGLNPQNGNMLLDMLHQQQQFQRQHSTPSEPSCSINVQPSCLVVPSRLSTGFQAGNSPASVNQNFSYNRSAVIDYSLLSSSNNSVNIGQVSDCDLKTTSVLTGYSAAASISPASSCSVNADNGANQQVHNSITFRAARQVQGLVPNVADIETSYGVKSGEVLDQGLLRNLGLIGKGICFPSRLAIDELESQMNNLNHEKLYLNTNSNRVKEEPNLEYVDNAKVGVPLLTQYTPNDLMSVFTD, from the exons ATGGCTGCCTTGCAGAGGCTAGGGCAATCCAGTGCCGGTGGCTATGGGGCTTCTTGTAATGGAGCTGACATGGCCGTTCCTGATCAGTTTCCTGCTGGTTTACGGGTTCTTGTCGTGGATGATGACCATGCTTGTTTGAAAATTGTTGAGCAGATGCTTCGCCGGTGTCTTTATCAGG TTACAACATGCTCCCAGGCTACTGTTGCCTTGAACACTTTAAGGCAGAGTAAAGGCTCTTTTGATGTAGTACTGAGTGATGTTCACATGCCTGATATGGATGGCTATAAACTCCTTGAACATATTGGGCTTGAAATGGATCTTCCTGTTATCa TGATGTCTGCTGATGGAAGAGTATCTGCTGTTATGAGGGGAATAAAACATGGGGCTTGTGATTACTTGATTAAGCCTATACGTGAGGAAGAGCTTAAAAATTTATGGCAGCATGTTGTCCGGAAAAGGTGGAATGAAAATAAAGACATTGAGCATTCAGGAGGCAGCTTTGATGAGAATGATCACCAAAAGAGAGCAAGTGGTGAAGTTGAATATGCTTCTTCTGTTGATGAAGGAGCAGAAGGAACATTGAAAGCTCAGAAGAAGAGAAGCACtgctaaagaagaagatgatggggAACTGGAAGACGATGATCCTTCCACAGCAAAGAAACCTCGTGTAGTGTGGTCGGTGGAACTGCATCAGCAGTTTGTCGGTGCAGTAAATCAGCTTGGGATTGATA AGGCTGTTCCAAAGAGAATTCTTGAATTGATGAATGTACCTGGCTTAACTAGAGAAAACGTTGCAAGTCATTTGCAG AAATTCAGACTATATTTGAAGAGATTAAGTGGAGTGGCTCAACAAGGAGGGATTTCTAGTTCTTTCTGTGGGCCTGTAGAACCGAATCTGAAACTTGGTTCACTTGGACGGTTTGACATACAAGCTTTGGCTGCCTCTGGACAAATTCCTCCACAAACATTAGCAGCCCTGCATGCTGAACTTTTAGGTCGTCCAACAGGTAACTTAGTTACAGCGACGGAGCAGCCAACTCTTCTACAGGCATCTATACAAGGATCCAAGTGTATTCCATCTGAAATTAGTGCAAATTTTGGTCAGCCATTAAGTAAATGCCCATCCAACATTTCGAAAAATTTCTCTCAATCCATAATATCTGTTGATGATATAGCTCCAGGGTTTGGATTGTGGTCACCTAATAACCTTGGTACAGGTACAGTGACAGCTTGTAGCACTCTTGGTGGATTGAATCCCCAAAACGGTAACATGCTGCTTGATATGCTGCACCAGCAGCAGCAATTTCAACGACAACATTCTACACCATCTGAACCCAGCTGTTCAATTAATGTGCAGCCTTCTTGTCTTGTGGTCCCATCTCGGTTATCAACTGGTTTTCAGGCAGGAAATAGCCCTGCTTCTGTCAATCAGAATTTCAGCTATAATAGAAGCGCCGTTATTGATTATAGTCTTCTTTCAAGTTCGAATAACTCAGTTAATATTGGGCAAGTGTCTGATTGTGATTTAAAAACTACAAGTGTTCTTACTGGTTACTCAGCTGCAGCTTCCATTTCTCCTGCATCATCTTGCTCGGTAAATGCTGATAATGGTGCAAATCAGCAAGTTCATAATTCAATCACATTTAGAGCTGCCAGGCAAGTACAAGGGCTTGTTCCTAATGTTGCAGATATCGAAACTTCTTACGGTGTTAAATCAGGTGAAGTGCTTGATCAAGGACTATTAAGAAATCTAGGACTCATTGGTAAAGGCATATGCTTTCCAAGTCGCCTGGCAATTGATGAACTTGAATCACAGATGAACAACTTAAACCATGAGAAACTCTATTTGAATACCAATAGTAACAGAGTCAAGGAGGAACCAAATTTGGAATATGTGGATAATGCGAAAGTGGGTGTCCCATTGTTAACACAATATACCCCAAATGATCTCATGAGTGTTTTCACAGATTAG